One window from the genome of Populus alba chromosome 15, ASM523922v2, whole genome shotgun sequence encodes:
- the LOC118057648 gene encoding probable inactive leucine-rich repeat receptor-like protein kinase At3g03770 → MGHCSLFLLSCLLWSFLITGTHQLQSSQTQVLLQIRKHLEYPSQLEIWNNHGMDLCYLSPSTQVNMKCQNNVVTELRIVGDKPAKVKNFVGFAIPNQTLSGSFSMDSFVTTLSRLTSLRVLSLVSLGIWGPLPDKIHRLSSLEYLDLSSNNLFGSIPPKISTMVKLQTLNLDDNFFNGTVPNWFDSLSNLTILSIRNNQLKGAFPSSIQRVTTLVDLILSGNDLSGKLPNLDRLSKLNVLDLSGNSLDSDLPSMPKGLVMAFLSNNSLSGEVPGQYSQLSQLQHFDMSFNELSGKLPASLLSLPNISYLNLASNMLSGSLPVHLNCGSKLQLVDISNNRLTGGLPYCLSTESGNRVVKFGGNCLSVDLHHQHAESSCIDVPVKRKPSGEKKIVLLVGVIAGIFVIIVLLAFGLLMVCKRYCHLGISEQHLLHKAAQEKSVTGFSSEILSNASFISEAANLGIQGRPACRSFTIEELKEATNNFNNSAILGDGSHGKLYRGTLENGTQVAIRCIPSSKKYSMRNLKLRLDLLARLRHPHLVCLLGHCIDGGEQDYTVNKVFLVYEYVSNGNFRAYLSEDNPRKVLNWSERLAVLTSIAKAIHFLHTGVIPGSFNNRLKANNILLDEYGIAKLSDYGLSIVSEAAGNCGENGEGPKSWQMERLEDDVCSFGFILLESLVGPSVSARRDKFLLDELASCSSQEGRQKLLNPIVLATCSQESLSIVVTITNKCICSESWSRPSFEDILWNLQYAVQVQGTADGEHHR, encoded by the exons ATGGGGCACTGTAGTTTGTTTCTTCTGTCATGTCTTCTGTGGAGTTTTCTCATTACTGGTACTCATCAACTACAATCCTCACAAACACAAGTCCTTCTTCAGATAAGGAAGCATTTAGAGTATCCAAGTCAACTAGAAATTTGGAATAATCATGGAATGGATTTATGCTATTTATCTCCATCCACACAAGTCAATATGAAATGCCAGAACAATGTTGTCACTGAGCTTAGAATTGTGGGAGACAAGCCAGCCAAGGTCAAAAACTTCGTGGGATTTGCAATTCCAAATCAAACCTTATCAGGGAGCTTCTCTATGGATTCTTTTGTGACCACTCTTTCAAGGCTAACCAGCTTGAGAGTTCTTAGTCTTGTGTCTTTAGGCATTTGGGGTCCCCTTCCAGACAAAATTCATAGGTTGTCTTCACTTGAATATTTGGATTTGAGTTCAAATAATCTCTTCGGTTCCATCCCCCCCAAGATTTCTACAATGGTGAAACTTCAAACTCTTAACCTGGATGACAATTTCTTCAATGGTACAGTCCCGAATTGGTTCGATTCATTGTCTAATCTGACAATTCTAAGCATAAGGAACAACCAGTTGAAAGGTGCATTTCCATCTTCAATCCAGAGAGTAACCACACTTGTTGATCTTATTCTTTCTGGCAATGATTTGTCCGGGAAGTTGCCGAATCTTGACAGGTTAAGTAAACTGAATGTGCTAGATTTGAGTGGAAACAGTTTAGATTCTGATCTACCTTCAATGCCTAAAGGGTTGGTCATGGCTTTCCTTAGCAACAACTCCTTGTCTGGTGAGGTTCCAGGGCAATATAGCCAGCTGAGTCAGCTTCAGCATTTCGATATGTCATTCAATGAACTAAGTGGAAAACTCCCTGCTTCCCTTCTCTCATTGCCCAACATCAGCTACTTGAATTTGGCATCAAATATGTTGAGTGGTTCACTTCCAGTTCATCTAAACTGTGGCAGCAAACTCCAGCTTGTTGATATATCTAATAACAGATTAACTGGTGGATTGCCTTATTGTTTGAGTACTGAATCAGGAAATAGAGTGGTAAAGTTTGGTGGAAATTGCTTATCTGTTGATTTACATCATCAGCATGCAGAATCATCTTGTATAGATGTTCCTGTAAAAAGGAAACCAtctggagagaaaaaaatagtattattagtTGGTGTGATTGCTGGTATATTTGTCATTATAGTTCTCCTGGCTTTCGGTCTTCTCATGGTGTGCAAAAGATATTGCCATCTAGGGATATCAGAGCAGCATTTGTTGCACAAAGCAGCACAAGAGAAATCAGTGACAGGATTCTCCTCTGAGATCCTCTCTAATGCAA GCTTTATTTCTGAGGCTGCAAATTTGGGTATACAAGGTCGCCCAGCTTGCCGATCATTCACAATAGAAGAGTTAAAGGAAGCAACAAACAACTTTAATAACTCTGCCATTTTGGGCGATGGTTCACATGGAAAG CTTTACAGAGGAACATTAGAGAATGGAACCCAGGTTGCTATAAGGTGCATACCTTCATCAAAGAAATATTCGATGCGAAATCTTAAACTCAGGCTGGACTTGCTTGCAAGGCTTCGCCACCCGCATCTGGTTTGCCTTTTGGGACACTGCATTGATGGTGGGGAACAAGATTACACAGTGAACAAAGTCTTCCTCGTATACGAATATGTTTCTAACGGCAACTTCAGAGCTTATCTCTCTG AGGACAATCCTAGAAAGGTTCTAAATTGGTCAGAGAGACTGGCGGTGCTAACTAGTATCGCAAAGGCTATTCATTTTTTGCATACTGGAGTTATTCCTGGTTCTTTTAACAATCGATTGAAGGCAAACAATATCCTGCTTGATGAGTATGGGATAGCAAAGTTGAGTGACTATGGACTTTCCATCGTCTCCGAAGCAGCTGGAAATTGCGGG GAAAATGGAGAAGGCCCAAAATCATG GCAAATGGAAAGATTAGAGGATGATGTTTGTAGCTTTGGCTTCATATTACTTGAATCACTCGTTGGCCCTTCAGTGTCTGCCAGAAGAGACAAGTTTCTACTAGATGAATTG GCATCTTGTAGCAGCCAAGAGGGGCGCCAAAAATTGTTAAACCCAATTGTTCTGGCCACATGCTCACAAGAATCTTTATCAATTGTGGTTACCATAACGAACAAATGCATTTGTTCTGAATCATGGAGCCGTCCATCATTTGAGGACATTCTTTGGAACTTGCAGTATGCAGTTCAGGTCCAGGGAACAGCAGATGGTGAACACCATCGATGA
- the LOC118057649 gene encoding probable adenylate kinase 7, mitochondrial, with protein MIALSRHSSIAKAAVPAVYRLFNITLSRFFSTASAAAEAQLDPDYYYYNEPPRRNPLGAMDDTENSVPGRGVQWAFIGSPRAKKRVYAETLSKLLEVPCISMASLARQELNPRSSLYKQIANAVNRRMLVPEDIIFGLLSKRLEDGYYKGETGFILDGIPRSRLQAEILDQLVEIDLVVNFRCTDDYLVKHQQEGVWKESVYAEQSKPLEDYYQKQNRLLDFQVGSAPAENWQGLLAALHLQHINAACSSKKPTTSSSML; from the exons ATGATCGCGCTGAGCCGCCATTCCTCCATCGCAAAAGCGGCTGTACCGGCTGTTTACCGTTTGTTTAACATCACTCTGAGCAGGTTCTTCAGCACTGCAAGTGCAGCAGCTGAGGCGCAGCTGGACCCCGACTACTACTACTACAACGAGCCGCCCCGACGCAACCCGCTTGGCGCCATGGATGACACAGAAAATTCTGTTCCAGGAAGAGGAGTGCAGTGGGCGTTTATAGGAAGCCCACGCGCGAAGAAGCGCGTGTATGCTGAGACTCTCTCGAAGCTTCTGGAAGTACCTTGCATTTCCATGGCTAGTCTCGCTCGCCAAGAACTTAACCCTCGCTCTTCTCTGTATAAACAG ATTGCAAATGCTGTGAATCGTAGGATGCTTGTTCCAGAGGATATAATTTTTGGCCTGTTATCAAAGAGGTTGGAAGATGGGTATTACAAAGGTGAAACTGGTTTTATTCTGGATGGAATTCCTCGTTCACGGTTACAAGCT GAGATTCTTGATCAACTTGTGGAGATTGACTTGGTCGTGAATTTTAGGTGCACTGATGATTACTTGGTGAAACACCAACAAG AAGGTGTCTGGAAAGAGAGTGTCTATGCTGAACAG AGCAAGCCACTAGAAGATTATTACCAGAAACAAAATAGGCTTCTTGACTTTCAAGTAGGCAGTGCACCAGCAGAGAATTGGCAGGGGCTGTTGGCTGCGTTGCATCTACAACACATAAATGCTGCGTGCTCTTCAAAGAAACCGACCACATCATCTAGCATGCTCTGA
- the LOC118057583 gene encoding protein ROOT INITIATION DEFECTIVE 3 yields the protein MPPCSLHICFVHVYIMCKQILHFERSVREMGKGNGSDEVLVVCSDRNMGTGIAMWDMETGDRILHIPTCASPLRGLLCLRDQFLVASQVNKHGSVGGGAIFTWSLNKPQQPLRSYPLEAIGPLGCTKDGLFLAGGSPSGNVYLWEVAGGRLLKTWRAHSRCLKCLIFSNDDSLLISGSEDGVVCVWSMVSLLDTEDFGSSCSLLHYSSEHTSSVTGLLTTSGIANSTFISSSLDATCKAWDVCSGRLIQTQDYPLGITAIVTDPAEQLLFAGSMDGRIFVSVLDIGLPEDPFAVAGDEPVVLKGHNGSIMALTFSSGGLISASEDCTVCLWDVVSQVIIRRFNHQKGAVTNLVVIPRSLLHSASNHRRVSNQFRASVLRKCPQPANSSNGILTLLHTCSSPKDHQAPVDLRRTNSLDQQIFEMEQEQTPAAMQMKVETSMDHRTWARRMTNHVMEMNSHLQSRLLDLMQTRLLFATENDSPTTGKSKKLKIESPPPQQQEKISQPPS from the exons ATGCCACCATGTTCTCTCCATATATGCTTTGTACATGTTTATATCATGTGTAAGCAAATACTCCATTTTGAGCGTAGTGTTAGAGAGATGGGAAAGGGCAATGGAAGTGATGAGGTTTTGGTGGTGTGTAGTGATAGGAATATGGGGACAGGGATAGCAATGTGGGATATGGAAACAGGAGATCGTATTTTGCATATACCAACTTGTGCTTCTCCTCTTCGTGGCTTGTTGTGTCTGAGAGATCAGTTTCTTGTAGCTTCTCAGGTTAACAAACATGGGTCTGTTGGTGGCGGGGCTATCTTCACTTGGTCATTGAACAAG CCTCAACAACCTCTTCGAAGCTACCCACTTGAAGCCATCGGACCACTTGGTTGCACCAAGGACGGCCTGTTTCTTGCAGGTGGTTCTCCATCTGGAAATGTTTACCTCTGGGAG GTTGCAGGTGGAAGATTACTGAAAACCTGGCGTGCGCATTCCAGGTGCTTGAAATGCTTGATTTTCTCTAATGATGACTCTCTTCTTATTTCTGGTTCAGAAGATGGTGTGGTCTGTGTGTGGTCCATGGTTAG CTTGCTAGATACAGAAGATTTTGGAAGCTCATGTTCATTGTTGCACTACTCGTCGGAGCATACATCATCCGTCACCGGTCTGTTGACAACATCGGGCATTGCAAACTCAACTTTTATATCAAGTTCTCTTGACGCTACATGCAAG GCTTGGGACGTGTGCTCGGGTAGGCTTATACAAACTCAGGATTATCCACTAGGGATAACTGCAATCGTCACTGATCCAGCAGAGCAGCTTCTGTTCGCTGGAAGCATGGATGGAAGAATATTTGTTAGCGTGCTTGATATTGGACTCCCGGAGGATCCTTTTGCTGTTGCCGGAGATGAACCAGTTGTGCTAAAAGGACACAA TGGATCTATAATGGCTTTGACCTTCAGCTCGGGGGGTCTGATATCTGCTTCTGAGGATTGCACTGTCTGTCTCTGGGATGTCGTTAGCCAGGTGATCATACGAAGATTTAACCATCAAAAAG GGGCAGTAACCAATCTTGTAGTGATTCCACGGTCTTTGCTGCATTCTGCATCAAACCATCGAAGAGTTTCCAATCAGTTCCGCGCTTCAGTGCTCAGAAAGTGTCCTCAGCCAGCCAACTCATCTAATGGGATTCTCACTCTCCTTCACACATGTTCTTCCCCCAAGGATCATCAGGCTCCTGTGGATCTCAGAAGAACCAATTCACTGGATCAGCAAATATTTGAGATGGAG CAAGAACAGACACCTGCAGCCATGCAAATGAAGGTAGAAACAAGCATGGACCATCGTACATGGGCTAGAAGGATGACGAATCATGTCATGGAAATGAACAGCCATTTGCAATCTCGTCTGCTCGACTTGATGCAGACTCGATTGTTATTCGCTACTGAAAATGATTCACCCACTACAGGAAAGAGTAAGAAGCTGAAGATCGAAAGTCCACCACCACAACAACAAGAGAAGATATCACAACCCCCTAGTTAA
- the LOC118057590 gene encoding protein kinase PINOID 2, with the protein MTTKATRDEPLPDYDSSSSSTTVPDSSRSWMSNLSFGSRRSSISISSSVADSASICSTARVKPHKANQAAWQAIKRVQRATGRVGLDHFRLLRRLGSGDIGNVYLCQIRNPVVGLPQCFYAMKVVDKEALAIRNKLQRAEMEKEILGMLDHPFLPTLYAEFEASHYSCLVTEYCPGGDLYAARQRQPWKRFSISSAKFYAAETLLALEYLHMMGIVYRDLKPENVLVREDGHIMLSDFDLSFKCDVVPKLLRSKPSLEAIVRHKNESTSFAPLTFCATPIHPVLSCFSSSNKKRKPRITTTIRERIDGQGYDEDVVDTELVAEPISARSKSFVGTHEYLAPEVISGQGHGSAVDWWTLGVFLYEMLYGRTPFKGENNEKTLINILKQPLTFPRIGVNSSKEFEEMVKLQDLVGKLLVKNPKRRIGSLKGSVEIKRHDFFKGVNWALIRSIKPPESPSDLCRFRSRAHIPMLSKKERQEPYQIPSHFEYF; encoded by the exons ATGACTACCAAAGCGACTAGAGATGAGCCCCTCCCCGACTATGATAGcagctcctcctccaccactGTACCTGACTCTAGCCGGAGCTGGATGAGCAACCTCAGCTTCGGTAGCCGTCGAAGTTCTATCTCTATTTCTTCATCTGTAGCTGATAGTGCTTCAATCTGCAGCACTGCCCGGGTGAAGCCACACAAGGCTAACCAAGCCGCATGGCAGGCCATAAAGCGGGTACAAAGAGCAACAGGCCGGGTTGGTCTCGACCACTTTCGTCTCCTTCGCCGTTTAGGCAGTGGAGATATAGGCAATGTCTATCTTTGCCAGATAAGGAACCCTGTGGTGGGTTTGCCACAGTGCTTTTATGCCATGAAAGTGGTGGATAAGGAGGCACTCGCTATAAGGAACAAGCTGCAGAGAGCTGAGATGGAGAAAGAAATTCTGGGTATGCTTGATCATCCTTTTTTGCCTACACTTTACGCAGAGTTTGAGGCTTCTCATTACTCTTGCTTGGTTACTGAGTACTGTCCTGGTGGAGATTTGTATGCTGCAAGACAACGCCAGCCATGGAAGCGCTTTAGCATCTCATCTGCTAA GTTTTATGCTGCCGAGACTCTCCTGGCCCTGGAATATCTACACATGATGGGAATTGTTTACAGAGATCTTAAACCGGAGAATGTTCTTGTCAGAGAAGACGGTCACATTATGCTCTCAGATTTTGATCTTTCTTTCAAATGTGATGTTGTCCCAAAGCTTTTAAGGTCTAAACCCAGCTTGGAAGCCATTGTTCGTCACAAGAATGAAAGCACTAGTTTCGCACCCTTAACCTTCTGCGCTACACCTATACACCCTGTCCTATCTTGTTTCTCATCTTCcaacaagaaaaggaaacccAGAATCACAACTACAATCAGAGAACGAATTGATGGCCAGGGTTATGACGAAGATGTAGTTGACACAGAATTGGTAGCCGAGCCCATCAGCGCTAGATCAAAGTCCTTCGTTGGGACCCACGAGTATTTAGCACCAGAGGTGATATCAGGGCAGGGCCATGGAAGCGCGGTGGATTGGTGGACTCTTGGGGTGTTCTTGTACGAGATGTTATATGGAAGAACACCCTTCAAAGGTGAAAACAACGAAAAAACCTTGATCAACATACTTAAACAGCCCTTAACCTTTCCAAGAATAGGTGTAAACAGCAGCAAAGAATTCGAAGAGATGGTGAAACTTCAAGACCTTGTAGGCAAGCTTCTAGTGAAGAATCCCAAAAGGAGAATCGGGAGCTTAAAGGGGTCTGTTGAGATCAAGAGGCATGATTTCTTCAAAGGTGTGAACTGGGCTTTGATCAGGTCAATCAAGCCACCGGAGTCTCCTAGTGATCTTTGCAGGTTCAGGAGTAGAGCTCACATACCAATGTTGAGCAAGAAAGAGAGACAAGAACCATATCAGATCCCTAGTCATTTTGAATACTTCTAA
- the LOC118057574 gene encoding cycloeucalenol cycloisomerase isoform X1, whose protein sequence is MGGKESSDSSSSSPSPSLWLAPDPSKRWGEIFFLCYTPFWLTLCLGIVIPCKLYESFTELEYLLLGLISAVPSFLIPMMFVGKADSKLCWKDCYWVKASLWIIIFSYVGNYFWTHYFFTVLGASYTFPSWKMNNVPHTTFLLTHVCFLFYHVTSNITIRRLRHAVADLPDSLRWAAEGAWILALSYFIAYLETLAVSNFPYYEFVDRASMYTVGSLFYAIYFFVSFPMFLRIDEKPGDLWELPRVAVDSLGAAMLVTIILDLWRIFLGPIVPLPETKQCLQQGLPWFPGHATQT, encoded by the exons ATGGGTG GTAAAGAATCATCAGATAGTTCTAGTTCTAGTCCCAGCCCCAGTTTATGGTTGGCTCCAGACCCTAGTAAAAGATGGGGAgagattttctttctttgttataCTCCTTTTTGGCTCACTCTTTGTTTGGGAATTGTGATTCCTTGCAAGCTGTACGAG AGCTTTACAGAATTGGAATACTTGCTCCTGGGTTTGATCTCAGCTGTTCCTTCTTTCTTGATACCAATGATGTTTGTCGGTAAG GCTGATAGCAAATTGTGTTGGAAGGACTGTTATTGGGTCAAG GCCAGTCTATGGATAATCATTTTTAGCTATGTTGGAAATTACTTCTGGACCCACTATTTTTTCACAGTTTTGGGAGCTTCTTATACATTTCCATCTTGGAAGATGAATAAT GTACCACATACAACCTTCCTTCTGACACATGTTTGCTTCCTGTTTTATCACGTTACCTCAAACATAACAATTCGCAGACTACGGCATGCTGTTGCTGACTTGCCAGATTCTCTTCGATGGGCTGCTGAGGGTGCATGGATTTTGGCTCTTTCATACTTCATAGCATACCTGGAGACTTTAGCTGTTTCTAAT TTCCCTTACTATGAGTTTGTGGACCGGGCTTCAATGTACACAGTAGGTTCCTTGTTTTATGCCATCTACTTCTTTGTAAGCTTCCCAATGTTTCTGAG GATTGATGAGAAACCTGGTGATCTATGGGAGTTACCAAGAGTGGCTGTTGATTCCCTGGGTGCTGCAATGTTGGTTACAATAATACTTGACTTGTGGCGAATCTTTTTGGGGCCTATTGTTCCACTTCCAGAAACAAAACAATGCCTTCAACAGGGACTCCCCTGGTTTCCTGGACATGCCACTCAGACATAA
- the LOC118057574 gene encoding cycloeucalenol cycloisomerase isoform X2, whose translation MGRDFLSLLYSFLAHSLFGNCDSLQAVRELYRIGILAPGFDLSCSFFLDTNDVCRALLQADSKLCWKDCYWVKASLWIIIFSYVGNYFWTHYFFTVLGASYTFPSWKMNNVPHTTFLLTHVCFLFYHVTSNITIRRLRHAVADLPDSLRWAAEGAWILALSYFIAYLETLAVSNFPYYEFVDRASMYTVGSLFYAIYFFVSFPMFLRIDEKPGDLWELPRVAVDSLGAAMLVTIILDLWRIFLGPIVPLPETKQCLQQGLPWFPGHATQT comes from the exons ATGGGGAgagattttctttctttgttataCTCCTTTTTGGCTCACTCTTTGTTTGGGAATTGTGATTCCTTGCAAGCTGTACGAG AGCTTTACAGAATTGGAATACTTGCTCCTGGGTTTGATCTCAGCTGTTCCTTCTTTCTTGATACCAATGATGTTTGTCG AGCGCTTTTGCAGGCTGATAGCAAATTGTGTTGGAAGGACTGTTATTGGGTCAAG GCCAGTCTATGGATAATCATTTTTAGCTATGTTGGAAATTACTTCTGGACCCACTATTTTTTCACAGTTTTGGGAGCTTCTTATACATTTCCATCTTGGAAGATGAATAAT GTACCACATACAACCTTCCTTCTGACACATGTTTGCTTCCTGTTTTATCACGTTACCTCAAACATAACAATTCGCAGACTACGGCATGCTGTTGCTGACTTGCCAGATTCTCTTCGATGGGCTGCTGAGGGTGCATGGATTTTGGCTCTTTCATACTTCATAGCATACCTGGAGACTTTAGCTGTTTCTAAT TTCCCTTACTATGAGTTTGTGGACCGGGCTTCAATGTACACAGTAGGTTCCTTGTTTTATGCCATCTACTTCTTTGTAAGCTTCCCAATGTTTCTGAG GATTGATGAGAAACCTGGTGATCTATGGGAGTTACCAAGAGTGGCTGTTGATTCCCTGGGTGCTGCAATGTTGGTTACAATAATACTTGACTTGTGGCGAATCTTTTTGGGGCCTATTGTTCCACTTCCAGAAACAAAACAATGCCTTCAACAGGGACTCCCCTGGTTTCCTGGACATGCCACTCAGACATAA
- the LOC118057573 gene encoding LOW QUALITY PROTEIN: ribonuclease J-like (The sequence of the model RefSeq protein was modified relative to this genomic sequence to represent the inferred CDS: substituted 1 base at 1 genomic stop codon) yields MAAAFSALSLSPYTLVCRHNSTKHSISCSTASPTTTTIGSRGTKAPPRHKRSGRMEGAGKSMEDSVKRKMEQFYEGSDGPPLRIVPIGGLGEIGMNCMLVGNFDRYILIDAGVMFPDYDELGVQKIIPDTTFIRRWRHKIEAVIITHGHEDHIGALPWVIPALDHHTPIYASSFTMELIKKRLKENGIFVPSRLKVFKTKRKFAAGPFEIEPIRVTHSIPDCCGLVLRCADGTILHTGDWKIDESPLDGKFFDRETLEELSKEGVTLMMSDSTNVLSPGRTMSESVVADALLRRISAAKGRIITTQFASNIHRLGSVKAAADLTGRKMVFVGMSLRTYLDAAWKDGKAPIDPSTLVKVEDIDAYAPKDLLIVTTGSQAEPRAALNLASYGSSHALKLNKEDVILYSAKVIPGNESRVMKMMNRISEIGSTIVIGKNELLHTSGHGYRGELEEVLKIVKPQHFLPIHGELLFLKEHELLGKSTGIHHTAVIKNGEMLGVSHLRNRRVLSNGFVSLGKENLQLMYNDGDKAFGTSTELCVDERMRIATDGIVVVSMEILRPQNADGLVENSLKGKIKITTRCLWLDKGKLLDALHKAAHAALSSCPVNCPLAHMERTVSELLRKMVRKYSGKRPEVIAIAMENPAAVLSDELNAKLSGNSHVGLGISALRKMADGHKKKNLGRQEATXWKRLCTFRENINTKFRRELSKEEETSSSPSLAEGHSSDSENQDDFRKSFIPPSPVNKLVKSDEDLVPPWEHVNEIKEDGTISSDDDSSENQNSRSKGSRPVKRNKWKPEEVKSLIKMRGELHSRFQVVRGRMALWEEISTNLMADGINHSPGQCKYLWTSLAKKYEESKNDKKSQKSWPYFEDMDNILSDSETMATK; encoded by the exons ATGGCCGCTGCTTTCAGtgctctctccctctctccgtACACTCTCGTATGCCGCCATAACTCTACCAAACATTCCATTTCCTGCTCTACTGCCTCTCCTACTACCACTACTATAg GCAGTAGAGGAACGAAAGCGCCGCCGCGGCATAAGAGGAGTGGAAGAATGGAAGGGGCAGGGAAAAGTATGGAAGATtctgtgaaaagaaaaatggagcAGTTTTATGAAGGGTCTGATGGTCCGCCGTTGCGAATTGTTCCAATTGGTGGCTTGGGTGAGATTGGGATGAATTGTATGCTTGTTGGGAATTTCGAtcgatatattttaattgatgcCGGTGTTATGTTTCCTGA TTATGATGAGCTTGGAGTGCAAAAGATTATACCTGATACCACATTTATCAGAAGATGGAGACACAAAATTGAAGCAGTTATTATAACACATGGTCATGAAGATCACATTGGCGCATTGCCTTGG GTTATTCCAGCTTTGGATCATCACACTCCAATTTATGCATCATCCTTTACAATGGAG CTCATCAAGAAACGTTTAAAGGAGAATGGGATCTTTGTTCCATCAAGACTTAAGGTGTTTAAAACGAAGAGGAAATTTGCAGCTGGGCCTTTTGAAATAGAGCCTATCAGGGTGACCCATTCTATTCCAGATTGTTGTGGACTGGTCCTTCGCTGTGCTGATGGTACAATTCTTCACACTGGGGACTGGAAG ATTGATGAGTCACCATTGGATGGAAAATTTTTTGATCGTGAAACTTTAGAGGAACTCTCAAAAGAAGGAGTTACATTG ATGATGAGTGACTCAACAAATGTACTGTCACCTGGAAGGACAATGAGTGAAAGTGTGGTAGCTGATGCATTATTGAGACGTATTTCAGCTGCTAAAGGAAGGATTATCACTACTCAATTTGCATCAAATATACACCGTCTTGGAAGTGTGAAAGCAGCTGCTGATTTGACCGGTAGAAAGATG GTCTTCGTTGGCATGTCATTGAGGACATATTTGGATGCGGCGTGGAAGGATGGAAAGGCACCGATTGATCCATCCACTCTG GTTAAAGTGGAAGATATTGATGCTTATGCCCCAAAGGATCTGCTAATTGTCACAACTGGATCACAA GCAGAGCCGCGTGCAGCACTCAATCTTGCGTCATATGGAAGCAGTCATGCCTTAAAACTGAACAAGGAAGATGTTATTCTATATTCAGCTAAG gtaATCCCTGGCAATGAATCTAGGGTAATGAAAATGATGAATCGCATATCAGAGATTGGCTCAACTATAGTAATTGGTAAGAATGAGCTGCTTCACACGTCTGGTCATGGGTATCGTGGAGAACTG GAGGAAGTGCTTAAAATTGTGAAGCCACAACATTTTCTTCCCATACATGGAgaacttttgtttttgaaagaaCATGAACTGCTTGGGAAATCAACTGGCATTCATCACACTGCT GTTATCAAGAACGGAGAGATGCTTGGGGTTTCTCACTTGAGGAACAGAAGAGTTCTATCCAATGGTTTTGTCTCCCTTGGGAAGGAAAATTTGCAG TTGATGTACAATGATGGGGATAAGGCATTTGGCACATCAACTGAGCTTTGTGTTGATGAGAGAATGAGAATTGCAACAGATGGTATTGTAGTGGTCAG CATGGAAATTTTACGCCCTCAAAATGCAGACGGGCTAGTAGAAAATAGCTtaaagggaaaaattaaaatcacaacACGCTGCCTCTGGCTGGACAAAGGGAAGCTTTTGGATGCACTCCACAAAGCTGCCCATGCTGCACTTTCAAGCTGTCCAGTGAATTGTCCTTTAGCTCACATGGAAAGAACAGTATCTGAATTGTTGAGAAAGATGGTAAGGAAGTATAGTGGTAAAAGGCCAGAAGTCATTGCCATTGCCATGGAGAACCCAGCGGCTGTTCTTTCTGATGAACTCAATGCAAAGTTATCTGGCAATTCACATGTTGGCCTTGGCATATCAGCATTGAGAAAAATGGCTGatgggcataaaaaaaaaaatttgggcaGACAGGAAGCAACCTGATGGAAACGGCTATGCACATTTAGAGAAAACATCAACACAAAATTCAGAAG agaGCTATCTAAGGAAGAGGAGACTTCTTCAAGTCCTAGCTTAGCTGAAGGACATTCCTCCGACTCTGAAAATCAAGATGATTTCAGGAAATCATTCATTCCACCATCCCCAGTCAATAAATTGGTAAAAAGTGATGAAGACTTGGTTCCACCATGGGAGCATGTAAATGAGATCAAGGAAGATGGTACCATAAGCAGTGATGATGACTCGTCGGAAAATCAAAATTCTAGATCGAAGGGTTCCAGACCTGTAAAACGGAACAAATGGAAACCTGAGGAGGTTAAGAGTCTTATTAAAATGCGTGGGGAATTGCATAGTAGATTTCAAGTTGTAAGAGGTAGAATGGCTCTGTGGGAAGAGATATCTACTAACTTGATGGCTGATGGGATCAATCATAGTCCAGGACAGTGCAAATATTTATGGACATCTCTTGCTAAAAAATACGAG GAAAGCAAGAATGACAAGAAAAGCCAAAAAAGTTGGCCCTATTTTGAAGAcatggataatattttatctgattCAGAGACAATGGCAACAAAATGA